The Oecophyllibacter saccharovorans sequence ATGAATAGTCCTGTAATCATAAAAATGAATTCCATGTGATTAGAAAGAATAAAAAGGAGATGTTCCTTGTCAGGAATTCTGGCTGAAGAGATCGATCGCAAGGTTCTGGCAAGTTTCCTTGCGCGTGTTTTCCTGATCCTGAGTGAAGGGGATCCCACGGTGATCAAGCGGATTCAATCCGAGATCATGCTTTCAGCCGATACCCCGCAGGGTGTGAATTCGGCCAGTTTTTTTCAGATTATGCTGGATGTTTTTGAAACGGAATCCCGCTCGACTTGAAGGCATGCGTCCGGGCTTCTAGAGTCATTCCCTTTCTGCCGGCTGGACCGGTGTGGCGCCACCTCCGCCATTGGTTGAAGGACCCCAGAGCATGACTGACCGTTCCGCAAAACCCGTTACTTTTCAAAATTCTGATACAGGCAGGGGTGTTTCCCGAAGGCAGGTTCTGGGTGGAATAGGGGGTGGCCTCATAGCCGGGGTCGGTGGAGAGCTTATTGCTTCCAGCTCGGCGAAAGCCGCTGCGCCGGACCTCCGTACCCACCGGGATGGAGGGCAGACACAGCCGAAAGACCAGCGGAAATTCGGTTATGCCATCGTGGGGCTGGGAAATTATGCCCTTCACCAGATTCTCCCGGCTTTCGCGGAATGCCGTTATGCCAGACTGACCGCACTGGTCAGTGGGGACCCGGTCAAGGCGCGGCGTATCGGGGCTGAATACGGCATCGGGCCGGGCCATATCTATTCCTATGAGAATTTTGACAGCATCGCCCGGGACCCGGAAGTGGATGCGGTCTATATTCTCCTGCCGACCGCCCTGCACAGCGCCATGACAGTGCGTGCCTTCAAGGCCGGCAAGCATGTCTTGTGCGAAACCCCCATGGCGACATCTGTGGGCGACTGCCAGCTCATGCTGGCTGCCAGCAAGCGCGCCCGCAAATATCTGATGATGGGCTATCGCTGCCATTTCGATCCCCTCACGCTGAAAGCCGTGGCCATGCTGAATGGCGGCGCTGTGGGGGCGAGACAGGTGGTCACGACCGATAACAGCGACATCAACGTTCCGCTCTCCGAGGTGGCGCATAGCTGGCGTTTCGACCGCTCGCTTTCAGGCGGAGGGTCGCTGATCAATCTGGGGCTTTATGGCGTGAATGGCACGCGCTACCTGCTTGATGAGGATCCGGTGCAGGTTCAGGCCTGCATTCTGCCCAACAAAGACCCGCTTTTTTCCAGCGTTGAAGATACGGTCGCCTGGACCCTGCTCTACAAGTCCGGTGCAGTGGCGCATGGGTCGTCCTCCTACACCATCAAAGACGCTTCGACTTTCCGCGTCCTGGGGGACAAAGGAGGGCTCCTGATGGATCCGGCCACCAGTTACTGGGCCAATCGCGTCAGTCTCATCTCGGGAGATGCCACGCAATCATGGGGCACCCCCCAGTTCACGCTGCCTGCGCTCAACCAGTTCTCGGCCGAACTTGATTACCTGGCGGAATGCGTGGCCCGGCAGCAACCGCCTGTGCGTGCCAGCGGCCAGGAAGGGCTGCAGGACATGCGGCTTATCACGGCAATGTATGAATCAGCCCATACCGGCCAGCCGGTCAATACCAGCCAGTGGGCTGACTGGCGCAAAAGCCTTTGAGGTCACTTTGGCGCCGCGCCTGCCCCTTTCAAGGGCAGGGCGTGGTTCCGCTCAGGAAGCGGTGGCGTCCAGCCAGCCCTGCAGGGTGTAGGCAGCCGCCATCTTGTCCACGACTTCATGGCGGCGTTTGCGCGTCATGTCCGCTTCCTGGATCAGGAAACGATTGACGGCACTTGAGGAAAGGCGCTCATCCCACATGGCGGCGGGGCATTCCAGACGGTCGGAGATATCCTTGGCCCAGTCTGAAGCCGCCCTGGCTGCGGGGCCGAAACTGCCATCCAGCGACATGGGCAGCCCCACAACCAGCGCGCCGATCTGGAACTGCGTGCAGAGCGCGGCAAGCTCCTTGACATTGACGGCCATCTTGCCGCGCTTGAGGACAGTCAGCGGGCTGGCCAGCATGAGGGAAACATCAGACAGGGCGACCCCGATCTGGCGGCTGCCGGGGTCCAGACCCAGGACGCGGTCGGCAGGTTTAAGCAGAGCGCGAAGCTCCTTTGGATTGAACAGAGTCATGTCCCAGCGTTATGATCCCATCCCGAGTTTGAATGCTAGCCTGAATTTTTTCTTTAATTTCATTCGCAGGATGAGTCATGTCGCTTGATGCGAAAACGGTGGCGCGGATCGCCAGACTGGCCCGGATCGGCCTTGAAGATGACGAAGTGGCCACCATTCAGGGACAGATGGAAGGCATCCTCGGCTGGGTGGACCAGCTGAACGAGGTGAATGTTGAAGATGTGCCGCCCATGGTCGGAACCGGGCTGGCGCAGCCCCACCTGCGGCAGGATATGGTAACGGATGGCGATTGCCGTGAAGCCGTGCTGTCCAACGCGCCCGATCGGGTCGGGCCCTTCTTCACTGTGCCGAAGGTGGTGGAATAATGGCTGAGCTGCATGATTTTACCCTGGCTTCGGCGCGCGATGCGCTGAAAGCGCGTGAGATTTCCGCCCTTGAACTGACCGAAGCCCATCTTGAGGCGATCGAAAAGCTCGACGATCGTCTCAACAGTTTCATTACCCGTACGCCTGAGCTGGCGCGCGAGCAGGCCCGGCGCGCCGATGAAGCCCTGGCTCGCGGAGAAGGGGGAAAGCTGTGCGGCATTCCTCTGGGCATCAAGGACCTGTTCGCCACCAAGGGCACGCGCACGACTGCCGCCAGCCGCATCCTGAGCAATTTCATTCCGCCTTACGAAAGCACCGTGACAGCCAACCTGCAGAAAGATGGCGGGGTATTCCTGGGCAAGCTCAATCTCGATGAATTCGCGATGGGCTCGACCAACCTGACCTCAGCTTTCGGCGGGGTGGAAAACCCCTGGAAATACAGCGATTCAGACGCGCGCCTGGTACCGGGCGGCTCTTCAGGCGGCTCCGGCGCTGCTGTCGCGGCTGGCTTGGTGCTGGGGGCGACCGGCACGGATACAGGCGGCTCGATCCGCCAGCCCGCCGCCTTCTGCGGCATTGCCGGCATCAAGCCGACTTATGGAAGATGCTCGCGTTTCGGAACGGTGGCTTTCGCAAGCTCCCTGGACCAGGCCGGCCCCATGGCGCGCACCCTGCAGGATTGCGCCATCATGCTGGAATCCATGGCCGGTTTCGACCCCAAGGATGCCACCAGCGTGGACGTGCCGGTGCCGGACTACGAAGCGGCCCTCGGGCGCGGGGTCAAAGGCATGCGGGTGGGTATTCCCAGGGAATATCGCCTGGCCGGGCTGGACCCGGAGATTGACGCGCTGTGGGAGCAGGGCATCGCCTGGCTGAAAGAGGCCGGGGCGGAAATCGTCGATGTCTCCCTGCCACATACCCGTTACGGCCTGCCGACCTATTACATCGTGGCGCTGGCGGAAGCGTCTTCCAACCTGGCACGCTATGACGGCGTCAGGTTTGGCGAGCGCCAGACGCGCGACACGCTGGACGGCATGTATGAAGCCACGCGCGCTGCCGGCTTCGGCGATGAGGTGAAGCGGCGTATCCTGCTGGGCACTTACGTGCTGTCTTCGGGCTATTATGACGCCTATTACCTGCGGGCCCAGAAAGTGCGTACGCTTCTGCGTCAGGATTTCCAGAAGGCGTTTGAGAAGGTGGACGTGCTGCTGACCCCGACCGCGCCTTCCGGGGCGTTCGGCTGGGACGAAAAGCCCACAGATCCCATCCAGGTCTATCTGAATGACGTTTTCACGGTTCCTGCCAGCCTGGCCGGTGTGCCGGCCCTTTCAGTGCCTGCGGGGCTGAACAGCCGCGGCGTTCCATTGGGGCTGCAGCTGATCGGGCGGGACTTTGAAGAGGAAACCCTCCTGGCAGCCGGCCATGTTCTGGAACAGGCGGCCAATTTCACCCATCGTCCCACCCTGCATGCGGGAGGTGCAGCATGAGCAGCTATCGAATTACCGGTGAGACGGGTGAATGGGAAATCGTTGTCGGCCTTGAGGTGCATGCCCAGATCGTCAGCCGGTCAAAGCTCTTTTCAGGCGCTTCAGCCGAATACGGCGCTGAGCCCAACACACATGTCAGCCTGATTGATGCAGGCTTTCCCGGCATGCTGCCTACGCTGAATGAGGAATGCGTGGCCCAGGCCGTGCGCACGGGGCTGGGGCTGAAGGCGAAGATCAACCTGTTCAGCCGTTTCGACCGGAAGAACTATTTCTACGCTGACCTGCCGACCGGCTATCAGATCAGCCAGTTTGCCCATCCCATCGTGGGGGAAGGGGTGGTCGAGACCGAACTGCCTGACGGCAGCACGGGCAGGGTGGGCATCACCCGCCTGCACATGGAGCAGGATGCCGGCAAGTCCCTCCATGACCAGGACCCGACACGCTCGTTCATCGACCTGAACCGGGCCGGTGTGGCGCTGATGGAGATCGTGAGCGAGCCTGATATCCGCTCACCTGAAGAAGCAGGGGCCTATCTGCGCAAGCTGCGACAGATCCTGCGCTATCTCGGCACCTGCGACGGCAACATGGAAGAAGGCTCCATGCGGGCGGATGTGAATGTGTCTGTCCGCAAACCCGGTGAGGAAGGGTTCCGCACCCGCTGTGAAATCAAGAACGTGAATTCCATCCGTTTCGTGATGCAGGCCATCGAGGTGGAAGCACAGCGCCAGGTGGAGATCTGGGAAGCAGGCGGCACTGTGGACCAGGAAACCCGCCTGTTCGATCACGCAAAAGCCGAGACGCGCTCCCTGCGCAACAAGGAAGACGCGCATGATTACCGCTATTTCCCCGATCCTGATCTTCTGCCTCTGGTCCTGAAACAGGAATGGGTGAATGAACTCAAGGCCGCCCTGCCGGAGCTACCCGAAGAAAAGCGGGCGCGCCTGGAGCGCGAGTATGGCGTGACCCGTTATGAATCCGGGGTGCTGGCTGCTGAACAGGCAGTGGCTGATTTTTACGAGGAAGTGGCGCGTGATGCAGACGCGCGCCTGGCTACCAACTGGATGCTGGGTGACTTTTTTGCCGCCCTGAACCGGACCGGCCGTTCCATTGAGGACAGCCCGGTTTCCGCCAAGGGCTTGCGGGAACTTCTGGGCCTCATCAGTGATTCCACCATCAACGGGAAAATCGCCAAGGAAGTGCTTGAAGACATGGTGGAGACCGGCGAGAGCGCCAGCGCCATCGTGGACCGCAAGGGGCTGCGTCAGGTGACCGATACCGGCGCCATTGAAAAAGCCATTGCAGACATTCTGGCAGCCAATGCCGATAAGGTGGCCGAATACAAGGGTGGCAAGGAAAAGCTTTTCGGCTTCTTTGTGGGTCAGACCATGAAAGCCATGAAAGGAAAAGCCAACCCGGCCATGGTCAATGAGCTCCTCAAAAAGCTCCTTGCCGGCTGAGGATAGCTGTTCTTGAAGGTTGACTTTAAGCGGGTTTTCCCTTAAGAACACTCCTGCAAACGCCGTGTAAACGC is a genomic window containing:
- a CDS encoding Gfo/Idh/MocA family protein, with the translated sequence MTDRSAKPVTFQNSDTGRGVSRRQVLGGIGGGLIAGVGGELIASSSAKAAAPDLRTHRDGGQTQPKDQRKFGYAIVGLGNYALHQILPAFAECRYARLTALVSGDPVKARRIGAEYGIGPGHIYSYENFDSIARDPEVDAVYILLPTALHSAMTVRAFKAGKHVLCETPMATSVGDCQLMLAASKRARKYLMMGYRCHFDPLTLKAVAMLNGGAVGARQVVTTDNSDINVPLSEVAHSWRFDRSLSGGGSLINLGLYGVNGTRYLLDEDPVQVQACILPNKDPLFSSVEDTVAWTLLYKSGAVAHGSSSYTIKDASTFRVLGDKGGLLMDPATSYWANRVSLISGDATQSWGTPQFTLPALNQFSAELDYLAECVARQQPPVRASGQEGLQDMRLITAMYESAHTGQPVNTSQWADWRKSL
- the ruvX gene encoding Holliday junction resolvase RuvX — its product is MTLFNPKELRALLKPADRVLGLDPGSRQIGVALSDVSLMLASPLTVLKRGKMAVNVKELAALCTQFQIGALVVGLPMSLDGSFGPAARAASDWAKDISDRLECPAAMWDERLSSSAVNRFLIQEADMTRKRRHEVVDKMAAAYTLQGWLDATAS
- the gatC gene encoding Asp-tRNA(Asn)/Glu-tRNA(Gln) amidotransferase subunit GatC; amino-acid sequence: MSLDAKTVARIARLARIGLEDDEVATIQGQMEGILGWVDQLNEVNVEDVPPMVGTGLAQPHLRQDMVTDGDCREAVLSNAPDRVGPFFTVPKVVE
- the gatA gene encoding Asp-tRNA(Asn)/Glu-tRNA(Gln) amidotransferase subunit GatA, encoding MAELHDFTLASARDALKAREISALELTEAHLEAIEKLDDRLNSFITRTPELAREQARRADEALARGEGGKLCGIPLGIKDLFATKGTRTTAASRILSNFIPPYESTVTANLQKDGGVFLGKLNLDEFAMGSTNLTSAFGGVENPWKYSDSDARLVPGGSSGGSGAAVAAGLVLGATGTDTGGSIRQPAAFCGIAGIKPTYGRCSRFGTVAFASSLDQAGPMARTLQDCAIMLESMAGFDPKDATSVDVPVPDYEAALGRGVKGMRVGIPREYRLAGLDPEIDALWEQGIAWLKEAGAEIVDVSLPHTRYGLPTYYIVALAEASSNLARYDGVRFGERQTRDTLDGMYEATRAAGFGDEVKRRILLGTYVLSSGYYDAYYLRAQKVRTLLRQDFQKAFEKVDVLLTPTAPSGAFGWDEKPTDPIQVYLNDVFTVPASLAGVPALSVPAGLNSRGVPLGLQLIGRDFEEETLLAAGHVLEQAANFTHRPTLHAGGAA
- the gatB gene encoding Asp-tRNA(Asn)/Glu-tRNA(Gln) amidotransferase subunit GatB, giving the protein MSSYRITGETGEWEIVVGLEVHAQIVSRSKLFSGASAEYGAEPNTHVSLIDAGFPGMLPTLNEECVAQAVRTGLGLKAKINLFSRFDRKNYFYADLPTGYQISQFAHPIVGEGVVETELPDGSTGRVGITRLHMEQDAGKSLHDQDPTRSFIDLNRAGVALMEIVSEPDIRSPEEAGAYLRKLRQILRYLGTCDGNMEEGSMRADVNVSVRKPGEEGFRTRCEIKNVNSIRFVMQAIEVEAQRQVEIWEAGGTVDQETRLFDHAKAETRSLRNKEDAHDYRYFPDPDLLPLVLKQEWVNELKAALPELPEEKRARLEREYGVTRYESGVLAAEQAVADFYEEVARDADARLATNWMLGDFFAALNRTGRSIEDSPVSAKGLRELLGLISDSTINGKIAKEVLEDMVETGESASAIVDRKGLRQVTDTGAIEKAIADILAANADKVAEYKGGKEKLFGFFVGQTMKAMKGKANPAMVNELLKKLLAG